In a genomic window of Roseiflexus castenholzii DSM 13941:
- a CDS encoding eCIS core domain-containing protein: MTSRQTFQFRRFERTANHVSARRESQSDHSAEQGQFRHAFHQAFPGEADQPPPAESETGQEQPQSGAPLDSAVQRILAGDRRVHRTIHQAISAIKARCPDQRRPAQRMSVSEGDVVADVSPAVESDIDAMHGGGAPLDRETRAFMEPRFGHDFSQVHIHADARAATVARSLDALAFTVGNDIAFAPGQYQPGSDEGRALLAHELTHIIQQTGGAARVQRQEAGEGEEEHSGVGDEVQPPVTLTNPRFAPIPALRDIGEGRRTLSTRDNGRPVKAVQTALLDLGYSLLRFHDDGRLGNETRDAVRQFRADRHLAPGVDVDYTVIAVLDRVAPPPGRATEHFVDYERLLADDRLDFSISLGYDEGQSHVSDAESARRWLEGQGFTLSAGSPAEGDERYEMRRDITYPNAQGERVTKNVLVTLRLITPGEGAARRFLETLNETEIMTYVGHARGGLGPDFDDKHSARENVVIGAHSRLHDQPNTSVRTPRDPYWREINSERTNTLEEMTDRGAWDEQRYRVWLFYACTSLNYQDELRGGLLPPSMNRENLDIFGTNKAVPIAAGLEPTFAMIEGILNAQTMEQIVRAMQQRMEDALRAYPNLTSPQLRAALREYSNAFYREGAADNPTAPAVE, from the coding sequence ATGACTTCCAGGCAGACATTCCAGTTCAGACGCTTCGAGCGAACCGCCAACCACGTCAGTGCGCGGCGTGAATCGCAGTCTGATCACAGCGCAGAGCAGGGTCAATTTCGCCATGCGTTTCATCAGGCGTTTCCTGGCGAGGCGGACCAGCCGCCGCCGGCGGAGTCGGAGACGGGGCAAGAGCAGCCGCAAAGTGGAGCGCCGCTCGATAGCGCAGTCCAGCGCATATTGGCTGGAGATCGGCGTGTGCATCGGACAATCCATCAGGCGATCAGTGCGATCAAGGCGCGCTGCCCTGATCAGAGGCGTCCTGCACAGCGTATGTCCGTGTCGGAAGGCGATGTCGTCGCTGACGTTTCGCCTGCTGTCGAGTCGGACATCGATGCGATGCACGGCGGCGGTGCGCCGCTCGACCGGGAGACGCGCGCGTTTATGGAGCCGCGCTTCGGGCACGATTTCAGCCAGGTGCACATTCATGCCGATGCGCGCGCCGCAACCGTGGCGCGGTCGCTCGATGCGCTGGCGTTCACCGTCGGGAACGACATCGCTTTCGCGCCGGGGCAGTATCAGCCGGGCAGCGACGAGGGGCGCGCGCTGCTGGCGCACGAATTGACCCACATCATCCAGCAGACCGGCGGCGCGGCGCGGGTGCAGCGGCAGGAGGCAGGTGAAGGCGAAGAGGAACATAGCGGCGTTGGTGATGAGGTGCAACCGCCGGTGACGCTGACCAATCCACGGTTTGCGCCCATTCCTGCGCTGCGTGACATTGGGGAAGGACGACGCACGCTCTCGACGCGCGATAACGGTAGACCGGTAAAGGCTGTGCAAACGGCGCTCCTCGATCTGGGATACTCGCTGCTGCGGTTTCACGATGATGGTCGGCTTGGCAACGAAACGCGCGATGCGGTGCGTCAGTTTCGCGCCGACCGGCATCTTGCGCCAGGAGTGGACGTCGATTATACCGTGATCGCCGTGCTGGACCGTGTGGCGCCGCCCCCTGGACGGGCGACTGAGCATTTCGTTGATTACGAACGGTTGCTGGCGGATGATCGTCTCGATTTTTCGATATCGCTTGGCTATGACGAAGGGCAGAGCCATGTCAGCGATGCCGAGTCTGCCAGGCGATGGCTCGAAGGACAGGGATTCACGCTCAGCGCTGGCTCTCCCGCCGAAGGTGATGAGCGGTACGAAATGCGTCGAGATATCACGTATCCCAATGCTCAAGGGGAGCGGGTGACGAAGAATGTGCTGGTGACATTGCGCCTCATCACGCCGGGAGAAGGAGCGGCGCGTCGTTTTCTCGAAACACTGAATGAAACAGAGATCATGACCTATGTGGGACATGCGCGCGGCGGTCTGGGACCAGATTTCGACGACAAGCACAGCGCCCGTGAAAATGTCGTCATCGGCGCGCACTCTCGCCTGCACGACCAACCGAATACCAGCGTGCGCACGCCGCGCGATCCCTACTGGCGGGAGATCAACAGCGAGCGAACCAATACGCTGGAGGAAATGACGGATCGCGGCGCCTGGGATGAGCAACGCTATCGGGTCTGGCTCTTTTATGCCTGTACGTCGCTCAACTATCAGGACGAGCTGCGCGGCGGGTTGCTGCCGCCAAGCATGAACCGTGAGAATCTTGATATTTTCGGTACGAACAAAGCGGTGCCGATTGCTGCCGGTCTAGAGCCAACCTTCGCAATGATCGAAGGCATCCTCAACGCGCAAACGATGGAGCAGATTGTTCGCGCTATGCAGCAGCGCATGGAAGATGCGCTGCGCGCATACCCGAATTTGACGTCGCCTCAGTTGCGCGCTGCATTACGCGAGTACAGCAACGCATTCTACCGCGAAGGCGCTGCGGATAACCCGACAGCGCCGGCGGTTGAATAA
- a CDS encoding ATP-binding protein: protein MTIISGETWERINHRALETALARVRVALERYLARLNHVSSAASDRLSFLESDSADERSALDTLCATFRLSPFERDLLALCAGVELDAGIATLCAEAQGDPQRVSPTFSLALAALPGAHWSALAPDAPLRYWRLIEPASGGLLTRAPLRIDERVLHYLTGISYLDERLCGLITPIRATEALLPSHQALADRIAAVWRRARGGMFPLIQVCGDDRATRQAIAVAACASVGVTLHTLNAAVMPLAVADVESLIRLWEREAALSAGALLVECDDVDPADTVRASMLTWLLERTGGALMVSARDRWRPTQRVTVTIDVHRTSSREQRNAWRAALGATADHLDGHVDLLVSQFNLSAHAIRAASAEALGRVQEYAGHDVARAVWEASRAQARPRLDDLAQRIEASVAWDDLVLPEPQRRLLRDIAAHVRQRARVYETWGFAARSSRGLGISALFAGASGTGKTMAAEVLANELHLDLYRIDLSSVVSKYIGETEKNLRRIFDAAESGGAILLFDEADALFGKRSEVKDSHDRYANIEVSYLLQRMEAYRGLAILTTNLKSALDAAFLRRIRFVVQFPFPDAAQRAEIWRRSFPPGAPTDGLDFEKLARLNVAGGNIRNIALNAAFLAADAGEPIRMAHLLRAARAEYAKLEKQLTEAEVAGWV from the coding sequence GGAACGCATTAATCATCGCGCGCTAGAAACGGCGCTCGCGCGTGTGCGTGTAGCGCTCGAACGGTATCTTGCACGCCTCAATCACGTTTCCTCTGCTGCCTCTGATCGGCTTTCTTTTCTAGAGTCGGATAGCGCCGATGAGCGATCTGCGCTCGACACACTGTGCGCCACGTTTCGATTGTCGCCATTCGAGCGCGATCTGCTGGCGCTCTGCGCCGGTGTGGAACTCGACGCGGGTATTGCAACGTTGTGCGCCGAAGCGCAAGGCGATCCACAGCGGGTGTCGCCGACTTTCAGCCTGGCGCTCGCCGCGCTGCCTGGCGCGCACTGGAGCGCGCTGGCGCCCGATGCGCCGCTACGCTACTGGCGTCTGATCGAGCCTGCCTCCGGCGGATTGCTGACCCGCGCTCCGCTGCGGATCGATGAGCGCGTGTTGCATTATCTGACCGGCATCTCGTATCTCGATGAGCGGCTGTGTGGGCTGATAACGCCGATCCGCGCAACAGAGGCGTTATTGCCGTCGCATCAGGCGCTGGCGGACCGTATTGCCGCCGTCTGGCGGCGCGCGCGCGGCGGGATGTTTCCGCTCATCCAGGTGTGCGGCGACGACCGCGCGACTCGCCAGGCGATTGCTGTTGCTGCGTGCGCATCGGTCGGGGTGACGCTCCATACGCTGAATGCCGCCGTGATGCCATTGGCGGTTGCGGATGTCGAGTCGCTGATACGGTTATGGGAGCGCGAAGCGGCGTTGAGCGCCGGTGCGTTGCTTGTCGAGTGCGATGATGTCGATCCCGCCGATACGGTGCGCGCCAGCATGCTCACATGGCTCCTCGAACGGACCGGCGGCGCCCTGATGGTGTCGGCGCGCGATCGCTGGCGTCCAACACAGCGGGTGACAGTCACCATCGATGTGCATCGCACGAGCAGCCGTGAGCAGCGCAATGCATGGCGCGCGGCGCTTGGCGCCACTGCCGATCACCTCGATGGTCATGTCGATCTGCTCGTTTCACAGTTCAATCTGAGTGCGCACGCTATTCGCGCCGCCAGCGCCGAGGCGCTCGGTCGAGTGCAGGAGTATGCCGGTCACGACGTTGCGCGCGCCGTCTGGGAAGCCAGTCGCGCTCAGGCACGCCCGCGCCTTGACGATCTGGCGCAGCGGATCGAGGCATCCGTGGCATGGGACGATCTGGTGCTGCCGGAGCCGCAGCGACGTCTTTTGCGCGATATCGCGGCGCATGTGCGGCAGCGGGCGCGGGTGTACGAAACCTGGGGGTTTGCTGCGCGCAGTTCGCGCGGGCTGGGGATCAGCGCGCTGTTTGCCGGCGCCAGCGGCACCGGCAAAACGATGGCGGCTGAAGTGCTGGCGAACGAACTGCACCTCGACCTGTATCGCATCGATCTGTCGTCGGTCGTCAGCAAATACATCGGCGAGACGGAGAAGAACCTGCGGCGCATCTTCGACGCTGCCGAGTCGGGGGGGGCGATTTTGCTGTTCGATGAAGCCGATGCGCTGTTCGGCAAACGCAGCGAAGTCAAGGACAGCCACGACCGCTATGCCAACATCGAGGTGAGTTACCTGTTGCAGCGCATGGAAGCCTACCGCGGTCTCGCCATCCTGACGACGAATCTGAAAAGTGCGCTGGATGCGGCATTTCTGCGCCGTATCCGGTTCGTGGTGCAGTTCCCGTTCCCCGATGCTGCGCAGCGCGCCGAGATCTGGCGGCGCTCGTTCCCGCCGGGCGCGCCGACTGATGGGCTTGATTTCGAGAAACTGGCGCGGTTGAACGTTGCGGGCGGCAACATTCGCAATATTGCGCTCAATGCCGCTTTTCTCGCCGCCGATGCGGGCGAGCCGATCCGGATGGCGCACCTGCTCCGCGCCGCGCGTGCCGAGTACGCCAAACTCGAAAAGCAACTCACCGAAGCCGAGGTTGCAGGGTGGGTGTAA
- a CDS encoding peptidoglycan-binding domain-containing protein, translating to MSERQRVALPRRRPVETATTATLRSWRAVNALVDQSAPVGDGHLFNQMRLSAPAPLVQRKEPQSDGMTGAFTTGDTAPTDSAINPLVGLKRGDGLNYGTWDLRPRVKLLQHKLNEKTGAGLNVDGMWGPKTSAALETFMLSRSTVPAEIVDQDTADALLDRRKETPGPGPQPIPPGPQPTEAPYNQTLEDVLDAVWLQYQLTFEGQRNGLHRLEKDLATIEKPKNTLVEVLKDAGKAALDALLGWGGGALRGPIKAALAGLGETIAKDGVDKVFDKAQESAGTEVGKKVDELGNEDGPTLETFLEAQRAALEEASSQTQENFLLETRAKLRLPAEGEPVSSGPEDPRVVRAKKLLDAVKRERPQAFQKQYDESLAKWAIAQAQSKLGTMDSPSMSVGEDKVKTTDMSKAEPGMPGVLTIEIEGTRPELPVKITGAKIAGLSEKTRQALERQQKSILDLGMPRYASGKVEINTGLGSILNFTKPTIRIAQNETGDLFERESTEGGKEWLKKKARPYEEVLTEDLVKEGMRMVWEEIDRKRLSDVPGGLKGP from the coding sequence ATGTCCGAACGCCAGCGAGTCGCACTACCACGTCGTCGCCCAGTTGAGACAGCGACGACAGCAACACTGCGTTCATGGCGCGCGGTGAATGCTTTGGTTGACCAGAGTGCGCCGGTTGGTGATGGGCATCTGTTCAACCAGATGCGTCTGAGTGCGCCTGCGCCTCTGGTTCAGCGCAAAGAGCCACAGTCCGATGGAATGACCGGCGCCTTCACCACTGGCGACACGGCGCCGACCGATTCGGCGATCAATCCGCTCGTCGGTTTGAAACGCGGTGATGGCTTGAACTATGGCACGTGGGACCTTCGCCCACGGGTCAAACTATTGCAGCATAAACTGAACGAAAAAACCGGCGCCGGCCTCAACGTGGACGGCATGTGGGGTCCGAAAACTTCGGCGGCGCTCGAGACCTTCATGCTCAGCCGGAGTACGGTTCCTGCCGAGATCGTCGATCAGGATACCGCTGATGCTCTGCTTGATCGCCGGAAGGAAACGCCGGGACCGGGTCCTCAACCGATTCCTCCCGGGCCGCAACCGACTGAAGCGCCCTACAACCAGACGCTCGAAGATGTGCTGGATGCCGTCTGGTTGCAGTATCAGTTGACCTTCGAGGGACAGCGCAACGGATTGCACAGACTCGAGAAAGACCTGGCAACAATCGAGAAACCAAAAAACACGCTCGTCGAAGTGCTGAAAGACGCCGGAAAAGCGGCGCTCGATGCATTGTTGGGGTGGGGCGGCGGCGCGCTGCGCGGACCCATCAAAGCCGCGCTCGCCGGGCTTGGCGAAACGATTGCAAAAGACGGCGTCGATAAGGTGTTCGATAAAGCGCAGGAATCAGCCGGCACGGAGGTTGGCAAAAAAGTCGATGAACTGGGGAACGAGGATGGACCCACCCTCGAAACTTTTCTTGAGGCGCAGCGCGCTGCGCTCGAAGAAGCCTCGTCGCAGACCCAGGAGAACTTTCTGCTCGAAACGCGCGCAAAATTGCGCCTTCCTGCGGAAGGCGAGCCAGTCAGCAGTGGACCGGAAGATCCGCGGGTGGTGCGTGCGAAGAAACTGCTCGATGCTGTCAAACGGGAACGCCCGCAGGCGTTTCAGAAGCAGTACGATGAGTCGCTGGCGAAATGGGCGATCGCGCAGGCGCAGTCGAAACTCGGCACGATGGACAGCCCGAGCATGTCGGTCGGCGAAGACAAAGTGAAAACGACCGATATGAGCAAGGCGGAGCCTGGCATGCCGGGCGTGCTCACGATCGAAATCGAGGGAACCAGACCGGAATTGCCGGTGAAGATCACTGGCGCAAAGATTGCCGGCTTGAGCGAAAAGACGCGCCAGGCTCTGGAGCGCCAGCAAAAAAGCATCCTTGACCTCGGCATGCCGCGCTATGCGTCGGGCAAGGTGGAAATCAACACCGGTCTGGGGTCGATCCTGAACTTTACCAAACCCACCATTCGCATCGCCCAGAACGAAACCGGTGACCTGTTCGAGCGTGAGAGTACGGAAGGCGGCAAGGAGTGGCTGAAGAAAAAAGCCCGACCCTACGAAGAAGTGCTGACCGAAGACCTGGTTAAGGAAGGGATGCGCATGGTGTGGGAAGAGATCGACCGCAAGCGTCTCAGCGACGTGCCGGGTGGATTGAAGGGTCCCTGA
- a CDS encoding eCIS core domain-containing protein — protein MHERLMIRRQRQAAQQHTATFERAPETMTALPGAGQGHAFGAFTLHHAPSGVPQTKLMVNAPGDVYEQEADRIASQVLRMSDEEVQTSRVAGGIQQMCAECAAQKDEPTSAGAAEEEEDLIQAKEEPGAVPEVTPETQAAIDAMHGGGAPLDRETRAFMEPRFGHDFSQVRIHTDARAATVARSLDALAFTVGNDIAFAPGQYQPGSDEGRALLAHELTHTIQQTGGAARVQRQERAATQTGTAGATTIEDLTDGAISVQGSGALVRINTAMMTIDSGMLRTGGVTQTDTLIANAVIASSYTPGAGNIM, from the coding sequence ATGCACGAACGTCTGATGATACGCCGTCAACGCCAGGCTGCGCAGCAGCATACAGCGACCTTTGAGCGTGCGCCCGAGACGATGACCGCACTGCCAGGCGCGGGGCAGGGACATGCGTTTGGCGCCTTCACCCTCCATCACGCGCCATCAGGTGTGCCGCAGACGAAACTGATGGTCAACGCCCCGGGCGACGTGTACGAACAGGAGGCTGACCGCATTGCGTCGCAGGTGCTGCGCATGAGCGATGAGGAGGTTCAGACCTCGCGTGTTGCAGGCGGCATTCAACAGATGTGCGCGGAATGCGCAGCGCAGAAAGACGAACCGACGTCGGCAGGCGCTGCTGAGGAAGAGGAAGATCTGATCCAGGCGAAAGAAGAACCTGGCGCCGTCCCGGAAGTGACGCCTGAGACACAGGCAGCGATTGACGCCATGCACGGCGGCGGTGCGCCGCTCGACCGGGAGACGCGCGCGTTCATGGAGCCGCGTTTCGGGCACGATTTCAGCCAGGTGCGCATCCATACCGATGCACGTGCTGCAACCGTCGCGCGGTCGCTCGATGCGCTGGCGTTCACCGTCGGGAACGACATCGCCTTCGCGCCGGGGCAGTATCAGCCGGGCAGCGACGAGGGGCGCGCGCTGCTGGCGCACGAATTGACCCACACCATCCAGCAGACCGGCGGCGCGGCGCGGGTGCAGCGGCAGGAGAGGGCAGCAACACAGACAGGGACGGCTGGCGCCACGACGATTGAAGACCTGACTGATGGGGCGATCAGCGTCCAGGGCAGTGGCGCGCTTGTGCGTATCAATACGGCGATGATGACCATCGACAGCGGCATGCTGCGCACCGGCGGCGTGACCCAGACCGATACGCTCATTGCTAACGCAGTCATTGCATCGAGTTATACGCCAGGCGCCGGCAACATCATGTGA